One Micromonospora sp. WMMD812 genomic window carries:
- a CDS encoding cation acetate symporter: MGNGLVVPAIVAVTLITVGIGFYGLRFARTTSDFLVASRAISPTWNAAAIGGEYLSAASFLGVAGLILKYGVDVLWYPVGFAAGYLALLLFVAAPLRRSGAFTLPDFCELRLGSRRLRILATAFVIFIGWLYLVPQLQGAGLTLATVAGSAYPVGAVLVAVVVTANVALGGMRAITFVQAFQYWLKLTALAVPAIFLALQWQADARPAVTPPDGPTFRTATTVVVEHRATLTLPDGATREVRPGDELSFAAGDPVPEVSGVATGAADWLLPSAAGDDDRGLFATYSLILATFLGTMGLPHVLVRFYTNPDGAAARRTTLVVLALVGAFYLLPTLYGVLGRIYTPQLLVTGQTDAVVVLLPGAALGDGLTGRLLAALVAAGAFAAFLSTSSGLLTSVAGVISTDVLGRGSVRGFRLATVIAGTVPAVLALNVSGLDVSQVVGLAFAVAASSFCPLLVLGIWWRGLTDLGAAAGILVGGGAAIAAVLVTVLGPALDGWPATLIAQPAAWTVPLAFTVMVVVSIASRRRAPADVGATMLRLHAPEALRP; this comes from the coding sequence ATGGGCAACGGGCTCGTCGTCCCGGCGATCGTCGCGGTCACCCTGATCACCGTCGGCATCGGCTTCTACGGGCTGCGGTTCGCCCGGACCACCTCCGACTTCCTGGTCGCCTCCCGGGCGATCAGCCCGACCTGGAACGCCGCAGCCATCGGCGGGGAGTACCTGTCGGCGGCGTCCTTCCTCGGGGTCGCCGGCCTGATCCTGAAGTACGGCGTGGACGTGCTCTGGTATCCGGTCGGGTTCGCCGCCGGCTACCTGGCCCTGCTGCTCTTCGTGGCCGCCCCGCTGCGCCGCTCCGGCGCGTTCACCCTGCCGGACTTCTGCGAGCTGCGGCTCGGCTCCCGCCGGCTGCGCATCCTCGCCACGGCCTTCGTCATCTTCATCGGCTGGCTCTACCTGGTGCCGCAGCTCCAGGGCGCCGGGCTCACGCTGGCCACGGTGGCCGGCTCCGCGTACCCGGTGGGCGCCGTGCTGGTGGCCGTGGTGGTCACCGCCAACGTGGCGCTGGGCGGGATGCGGGCGATCACCTTCGTCCAGGCGTTCCAGTACTGGCTGAAGCTGACCGCGCTCGCCGTACCCGCGATCTTCCTGGCCCTCCAGTGGCAGGCCGACGCCCGCCCGGCGGTGACCCCGCCCGACGGGCCGACCTTCCGGACCGCCACCACCGTCGTGGTCGAGCACCGCGCCACCCTCACCCTCCCCGACGGCGCGACCCGGGAGGTACGCCCCGGCGACGAGCTCTCCTTCGCCGCCGGCGACCCGGTGCCCGAGGTGTCCGGGGTGGCCACCGGGGCCGCCGACTGGCTGCTGCCCAGCGCGGCCGGGGACGACGACCGGGGCCTCTTCGCCACGTACTCGCTGATCCTGGCGACCTTCCTCGGCACGATGGGGCTGCCGCACGTGCTGGTGCGCTTCTACACCAATCCGGACGGCGCGGCGGCCCGGCGCACGACCCTGGTCGTGCTGGCGCTGGTCGGCGCGTTCTACCTGTTGCCAACGCTGTACGGGGTGCTCGGCAGGATCTACACGCCGCAACTGCTGGTCACCGGGCAGACCGACGCGGTGGTGGTGCTGCTTCCCGGCGCCGCTCTCGGCGACGGGCTGACCGGTCGGCTGCTCGCCGCGCTCGTCGCGGCCGGCGCGTTCGCGGCCTTCCTCTCCACCTCCTCCGGCCTGCTCACCAGCGTCGCCGGGGTGATCTCGACGGATGTGCTCGGCCGCGGCTCGGTGCGCGGCTTCCGGCTGGCCACGGTGATCGCCGGGACGGTGCCCGCGGTGCTCGCGCTGAACGTCTCGGGGCTGGACGTCTCGCAGGTGGTCGGGCTGGCGTTCGCGGTCGCCGCGTCCAGCTTCTGCCCGCTGCTGGTGCTCGGCATCTGGTGGCGCGGGCTGACCGACCTCGGCGCGGCCGCCGGCATCCTGGTCGGCGGCGGCGCCGCGATCGCCGCGGTGCTGGTAACCGTGCTCGGGCCGGCACTGGACGGCTGGCCGGCCACGCTCATCGCGCAGCCGGCCGCCTGGACGGTCCCCCTCGCCTTCACCGTCATGGTGGTGGTGTCGATCGCCTCCCGTCGCCGCGCCCCGGCCGATGTGGGGGCCACGATGCTCCGCCTGCACGCCCCCGAGGCGCTCCGGCCATAA
- a CDS encoding SigE family RNA polymerase sigma factor produces MGNDDGFEEFYRTTRHRVVTVLYALGGDLAEAQDAAQEAYVRAWQRWERISAYGDAEAWVRTVGHRLLINRWRKIRNGLVAYRRHGTDPAVPPPSENTVALVAALRRLPAEQREAIVLHHLADLSVAEIAAQTSAPTGTVKARLARGRKSLATMLDTVLPEEVTHA; encoded by the coding sequence TTGGGAAACGACGACGGGTTCGAGGAGTTCTATCGAACCACCAGACATCGGGTCGTCACGGTGCTCTACGCACTCGGCGGCGACCTGGCCGAGGCGCAGGACGCCGCGCAGGAAGCGTACGTGCGGGCCTGGCAGCGGTGGGAGCGGATCAGCGCCTACGGCGATGCGGAGGCGTGGGTGCGGACGGTCGGTCACCGGTTGCTGATCAACCGGTGGCGCAAGATCCGGAACGGGCTCGTCGCCTACCGCCGGCACGGCACGGACCCCGCCGTGCCGCCACCTTCGGAGAACACCGTCGCCCTGGTGGCGGCGCTTCGCCGGTTGCCCGCCGAACAACGCGAGGCCATCGTGCTGCACCACCTGGCCGATCTGTCGGTCGCCGAGATCGCGGCCCAGACCAGCGCCCCGACCGGAACCGTCAAGGCCCGCCTCGCCCGCGGCCGGAAATCCCTGGCCACCATGCTCGACACCGTCCTCCCGGAGGAGGTCACCCATGCCTGA